The Dethiosulfovibrio salsuginis nucleotide sequence CGAAGATCTCCCCTCGGAGGGGCAGGATCAAAATCAAGCCCAAGATCAAAACCCAACCCAGCCTCAGAGTCCAGATCCGACGGAGGCGAAGGACCTCCCGTCTCAGGTCGCTCTGGCCTGGAACAGGCTAATGCCTCATGCCCCACAGGTGAGGTTACCCCTGTCCCCTGCCCGAAAAAAGGCGATAAACGCCAGGGCTAGGGAGATCCCAGGGGCTAAGGATCTATCCTGGTGGGAGGGATACTTTGAGCGAATCAGGGCGATTCCACGGTTCAACGGCCTCTCGAAAGGGAGGTACGAGGGGCAGACTGTGAAGTTCAACACGGTGATACGCCCTAGCTTTGTGGACCAGATCATGGACGCTCCGGCGGTGGCAGAGGCTCCAGAATCTCCCTATGTCCAGCCAGCTATGGCGTGGCTCCGCAAGAACTACCCCAAGCCTGAGACGGTGGACGCTGAGGTTAGGGCGGTCCTGATGGAGCTGATGCCCCTGGGCTGTGACGACGCAAGGAAGACGGCGGTCTCGGCCAGGATGGTCAGAGAGCTGTCGGCCTACGTCAAGACCGATCAGGTCAAGGAGGGGTTCGCCCGAAACGCCGTTAACTGGCTCAGATCCATAGACTGGAGGTCAGAATCATGATGCCGGAACCAGCAAGAGCAGGAGGGAACATCGAGGAGGCCGTCAGGCGTTTAGCCCGTGCAAGAGGGGTTGAGGTCCCCTCCGTAGGGGATATCCGAAAGGGCTGGAACACGAGGATCTTGACTTACGTGAGGCAGCTTTATGGCCGGTCGATTGAGTGGCACCACCTAGTAGGGGCGCAGGATTACGACAACCCCGATTATGACCTGTACGTGGACGCCACCATAGGGCACGATCGCTGTATGGCCTGTAAGGACCCGTCCAGATGCCCGATGGAGGGACGCAAGGTAGAGATCTTCCAGTCTCGGTACCACCGAGGCGTTTGCTACAACGAGGATGTCTACGTGGCCGTCCGCCCGGCGAGGGCAAATTGCCGGGACTGGTGTCGCTGGGCCAAAGCCGAGTGGGACAAGCAACAGGCGGCGAAAGCGATGACTGTGAGCTCCATCGACGAGGGATTTTAGGAGGTCGTGACGATGAGCATATTAGATCTCAGGCGAACGTTGGCCGCCAGGGAATTGGAGCTAAAGGCCTGTTGCATCGATGCCCGAAGGTCTTGGCTTCGAGGCGAGATAGCTGATCTCAAACACCGTATAAGCGAGAGGCTGGCTGAAATAGAGCAACGACAAGAGGTGTTGTTCTGAGATGAGACATGGAGGGGGGCGATAGATATGCAGATAAACAGCTTAGATGGCGTGATGGAGACCCTGAGGACGTTGTTGATTGACCAGATAGCTGGGAACGTTGACAGGATGTACCAGGACGAAGAGACCATGTTTGACCCGCCGGAGTGGAAAGTGCCGGTAAACGTGACGATCGGAGATCATCGTCTTGTGGTGGAGACGGTGTTTGAAACGAACTTTGACGAGGACGACCTAGAAGATGGCCTCGAGGACGACTTTACCTTCGCCGTAGATAAGGCCCTCCGGTTCTACATCGACAGCCATGATGTTCTTCCTCTGTGCAGGTACACTAGGCTGTCCAAGGGGGCTGGTCTTACAGAAGACGACTTTGTGGCCGAGCTAGGCTCAGGCAGGTATTTTGATATCGTTTATGGCAGGAGAGATCTGGACAAAGAAGAGTATGCCAAGATGCTATCAGTGGTGAAGAGGAAGGCCATCGTCGGGGAAGCGAGGGGAGAGGAATGAAGAAAATTACCTGCTATACGGTAGTCGAGGGAACCGGCCCCAAGATCATTTCACAATATGTCAACGATTTGATCGCAGAAGGTTGGCAGCCCTTCGGCTCACTTTCCGATGGTCGAGGGCAAAAGTTTGCGCAGGCCCTCGTTAAGTATGAGGAATGAGAGGGAGCCTCATGACCACGTTAAAAGAAAAAAGGGAGCTCCTCTGGTGGTACTACCTGGAGGCTGGAGATAGGTCGAAAGCTCTCGATATGGCGATGGGAGACCCGGTATTTGCCTCTGCTTGTCGGGATAACCTTGGCCGGAACCTTAGGCTGATGGTGGGGAGAGGAGGCCCTGATAGGTACAAGAGGCACGAATGGACAAGGGAAGAAGAGGAGGTCCTTTTGAGGATGCTCCAGGGGAAGGGGAGAAAGTGTCGTTACGAGATCGCCGAGGAAGCTTTGAAGAACCCCCTCTTGGCTGGCTTGAACGCCACACAGGTGAAGTCAAAGCTAGCGGACCTGGAGAAGACAGGGGGAAGGCGGAGGAGAAAGTGTCTCCCCTGGGCCAAATGGGAGGCCGATGAGCTTGCCGCATGTGTTAAGTCTGCCGGATCTATCCCGAAGGGTGCAGAGGCATAT carries:
- a CDS encoding helix-turn-helix domain-containing protein, whose protein sequence is MSESLQIRDERSFGYARVDNAILDDEAIDIYAQSVYVALCRFASNDDRKCFPSAETIAEKAKCSRRKVFDALATLESRGYIRREQRIVDGQQKSSIYRIVGAPHALSVCTSCTPPMHDVHPPSAPRAHGTRPNELDLMNYNPPISPQGDEGEDLPSEGQDQNQAQDQNPTQPQSPDPTEAKDLPSQVALAWNRLMPHAPQVRLPLSPARKKAINARAREIPGAKDLSWWEGYFERIRAIPRFNGLSKGRYEGQTVKFNTVIRPSFVDQIMDAPAVAEAPESPYVQPAMAWLRKNYPKPETVDAEVRAVLMELMPLGCDDARKTAVSARMVRELSAYVKTDQVKEGFARNAVNWLRSIDWRSES